A genomic region of Haliaeetus albicilla chromosome 8, bHalAlb1.1, whole genome shotgun sequence contains the following coding sequences:
- the LOC104316985 gene encoding unconventional myosin-Vb-like, with protein sequence MAAGDLYVQGAWVWIPDCVEVWRVAEVTRGYKEGDAILYLRLEDGSALAYPIESQLPPLCNPDCLSGADDLVALSYLHEPAVLHSLRRRFLEANAIYTYCGVILVAINPYKPLPIYEEEVIYAYSGHEIGDMDPHIFALAEEAYKQMVRFGKNQSLIISGESGAGKTASAKYAMRYFTTVGGCLCDSSMEEKVLASSPIMEAFGNARTTRNDNSSRFGKYIEIGFSQARVTGATIKTYLLEKSRVTFHAKAERNYHIFYQLCASATLPELQGLGLRGAESFHYTSQGQCTAAQNTNDVADLDSTRHAFSLLGVPEANQLELFSILAAILHLGNIVVRGRDRRGDGCFVEPADKALGLFCTLLGVEASQVMRWLCHRKLVTAGETYLKPLSRQQALDSRDALAKHMYGQVFRWMVSRVNRALRSPEGHRTSIGILDIYGFEMFELNSFEQFCINYANEKLQQLFNLHVFKLEQEEYVAEEVPWVFVDFCDNQPCIELIEGRLGILDLLNEECKMPQGSDGSWAQKLYQTHLSSSHFQKPKRPTDAFVVCHFAGKVEYQCDGFVEKNRDAVPEELVGLLRASKSALLAELFLEEGDGPTSLQSRRSSGPRMAGRPSRRSLPNSQKSKKSISSQFKASLKRLMEMLGSTTPHYIRCIKPNDGKQPFVFDSRRAVEQLRACGVLETIRISASGYPSRWTYQEFLERYRALVSREELMDTDEKQICSLALERLLQDPSKYQCGKSKVFFRAGQVAYLEELRYRRLRSACVLLQRHLRGWLARMRFQRARVAAVCLQRHARGMLARRFTRMLRRTRAAVTLQKTLRMVLARRSYLRVRRAVITIQAFARGMFARRLYQQMVWHQKAVVIQAAVRGWLARTHYTHLRRTVIYLQCCYRRVQARRELRWLRIKARSVEHYKQLHKGMEIKVIQLQCRLDEQAQEKQRLAEQLSGLNAAHAEEVQRLRAEMQQLREDAARDAQVQQLQERLAELEKHSVKSCLGQEVEELRQRLAEVEAVKLQLGEERDALIQRMLEQSQDLEEQHQRAARESQGLLQELEEERARYQSLVQEYARLEQGYENLRDEVAFYRQSTLRRSLSSESFLGSESSYLSSMSTAPSRDGSDQQAEASGDTGGDSVGLEEGWQPVPEGLQPQPSGEAPLKSSVGQDPFEKAYLLLLGQFNAVNEELARTREELRRSKAPVELEERKPLDFFKRRNIAEMLGLGRSPGKVVVDDDLKHAYDAVQVANRLLASQLREEKQQHEEEVEGLHLDICSLKQLSQQQAALIQDLQRHQGQEGLQHHVLQLKEENWELAQKLEKQERTTLKLQKQLRAYAKQIQEFTVKREATGPVQKLAAPAVVVSQSPVIPSLAGLSQAMLAWRMEDEGRIIKAVITDYKPQSSPGALPDLPAYILFLCFRHADHCCDEPRARSLLDAAISAIKRVMKKHSDDFDVVALWLANTCRLLNCLRQYSQDETYWQGNTVRQNEHRLQNVDPQSSCCSLGALAVQLYQQLIRTAEKRLKPMIVAAMLESEPIQGLSSSCPPGHRRSSAAPAHTLPELLQQLGSFHAALDRHGLAPSVGHQVLRQLFFLISGTTLNYLLLRKDTCSWSCGIQLRYNISQLEQWLRAEGLQQSGACEVLEPLVQAAQLLQVKKVTEEDAGALCSLCTVLSTQQVVKILRAYTPAVGLEERISPSFISSVEKKLQDQYGGGPSQLLVDTSHLFPVHLPFTTSPLHLDELRIPDALNLAFLIRL encoded by the exons ATGGCTGCGGGGGACTTGTATGTGCAG GGTGCCTGGGTGTGGATCCCTGACTGTGTCGAAGTCTGGAGGGTGGCAGAAGTAACCAGAGGCTACAAGGAAGGAGATGCCATTCTCTATCTCCGCCTGGAAGACGGCTCG GCACTGGCCTACCCCATCGagtcccagctgccacctctctGCAACCCCGACTGCCTCTCAGGCGCTGATGACCTGGTGGCCCTGAGCTACCTGCATGAGCCAGCTGTGCTGCACTCGCTCCGCCGGCGCTTTCTGGAAGCTAATGCCATCTACACCTACTGCG GTGTCATCCTCGTCGCTATCAACCCCTACAAGCCGTTGCCCATCTATGAGGAGGAGGTGATTTATGCCTACAGCGGCCACGAAATTGGGGACATGGATCCCCACATCTTTGCTTTGGCAGAGGAGGCATACAAGCAGATGGTGAG GTTTGGGAAGAACCAGTCCCTCATCATCAGCGGTGAGTCAGGTGCAGGGAAGACTGCATCAGCCAAGTATGCCATGAGATACTTCACCACTGTTGGGGGCTGCCTGTGTGACTCCAGCATGGAGGAGAAGGTGCTGGCCTCCAGTCCCATCATGGAG gcCTTTGGGAATGCAAGGACAACCAGGAACGACAACAGTAGTCGCTTTGGGAAGTACATTGAAATCGGCTTCAGCCAAGCACGTGTCACAGGGGCCACCATCAAAACCTACCTGCTGGAGAAGTCCCGTGTCACCTTCCAT GCgaaagcagagaggaactaCCACATCTTCTACCAGCTCTGTGCCTCGGCCACCCTGCCTGAGCTCCAGGGCCTGGGTCTCC GTGGGGCAGAGTCCTTCCACTACACCTCCCAGGGCCAGTGCACTGCTGCCCAGAACACCAACGACGTGGCTGACTTGGACAGCACGCGGCATGCCTTCTCGCTCCTGG GTGTCCCTGAGGCCAACCAGCTGGAGCTATTCAGCATCCTGGCTGCCATCCTGCACCTAGGCAACATTGTGGTCAGAGGGAGGGACCGCCGTGGAGATGGCTGCTTCGTGGAG CCTGCTGATAAGGCCCTAGGGCTGTTCTGCACACTGCTGGGCGTGGAGGCATCGCAGGTGATGCGCTGGCTCTGCCACCGCAAGCTGGTCACTGCTGGTGAGACCTACCTGAAGCCCCTCTCCAGGCAGCAGGCGCTCGACTCCCGGGATGCCCTGGCCAAGCATATGTATGGGCAGGTCTTCAGGTGGATGGTGAGCAGGGTCAACCGTGCCCTGCGGTCACCGGAGGGCCACCGTACCTCCATTGGCATCCTGGACATCTATGG GTTTGAGATGTTTGAGCTCAACAGCTTTGAGCAGTTCTGCATCAACTATGCCAATgagaagctgcagcagctcttcaaCCTG catGTCTTcaagctggagcaggaggagtATGTGGCTGAGGAGGTCCCTTGGGTCTTCGTTGACTTCTGTGACAACCAGCCATGCATTGAGCTCATCGAAGGCCGGCTTGGCATCCTGGACCTGCTGAATGAGGAGTGCAAG ATGCCCCAAGGCAGTGATGGGAGCTGGGCCCAGAAGCTTTATCAGACCCATCTCAGCAGCTCCCACTTCCAGAAGCCCAAGAGGCCCACGGATGCTTTCGTTGTCTGCCACTTTGCTGGCAAG GTGGAATACCAGTGTGATGGGTTTGTGGAGAAGAACAGGGACGCTGTGCCCGAGGAGCTGGTGGGGCTGCTGCGAGCCAGCAAG TCTGCCCTGCTTGCTGAGCTCTTCCTGGAGGAAGGGGATGGCCCCACATCCCTGCAGTCCCGCAGGTCCAGTGGGCCCAGGATGGCTGGTCGCCCTAGCCGCAGATCGTTGCCCAACAGCCAAAAGAGCAAGAAGTCCATCTCCAGCCAG TTCAAAGCCTCCCTGAAACGGCTGATGGAGATGCTGGGCAGCACCACACCGCACTACATCCGCTGCATCAAACCCAACGATGGCAAGCAGCCCTTTGT GTTTGACTCTAGGCGAGCAGTGGAGCAGCTACGAGCCTGTGGGGTCCTGGAGACCATCCGGATCAGTGCCTCAGGCTACCCCTCCAG GTGGACGTATCAGGAGTTCTTAGAGAGGTACAGGGCTCTGgtgagcagagaggagctgatGGACACTGATGAGAAGCAGATCTGCAGCCTTGCCCTTGAGAGACTGCTTCAA GACCCCAGCAAGTACCAGTGTGGGAAGAGCAAGGTGTTTTTCCGGGCTGGCCAAGTGGCTTACCTGGAAGAGCTGCGGTACCGTCGGCTGAGGTCAGCCTGtgtcctgctgcagaggcaCCTGCGGGGCTGGCTGGCACGGATGCGCTTTCAACGGGCACGTGTCGCAGCAGTCTGCCTGCAGCGCCATGCGCGGGGCATGTTGGCCCGGAG GTTCACCAGGATGCTGCGAAGGACCAGGGCTGCTGTGACGCTGCAGAAGACCCTGAGGATGGTTCTGGCCCGGCGCTCCTACCTACGCGTGCGCCGGGCTGTCATTACCATCCAAGCCTTTGCCCGGGGCATGTTTGCCCGGCGTCTTTACCAACAG ATGGTGTGGCACCAGAAAGCTGTGGTGATACAGGCTGCTGTCAGGGGCTGGCTGGCCCGGACCCACTACACCCACCTGCGTAGGACTGTCATCTACCTGCAGTGCTGCTACCGCCGGGTGCAGGCACGCCGGGAGCTGCGGTGGCTGCGTATCAAGGCACGCTCGGTCGAGCACTACAAGCAGCTGCACAAGGGCATGGAGATCAAGGTGATACAGCTGCAGTGCAGGCTGGAtgagcag GCCCAGGAGAAGCAGCGGCTGGCGGAACAGCTCTCGGGGCTGAACGCTGCCCATGCCGAGGAGGTGCAGCGCCTGCGGGCTGAGATGCAGCAGCTGAGAGAGGATGCTGCCCGTGATGCCCAGgtccagcagctgcaggaacGGCTGGCCGAGCTGGAGAAGCACAGCGTGAAGAGCTGCCTGGGCCAGGAGGTTGAGGAGCTCAGGCAG cgCTTGGCAGAGGTGGAAGCCGTGAAGTTGcagctgggggaagagagggatgCCCTGATCCAGCGCATGTTGGAGCAGTCACAGGATCTGGAAG AGCAGCACCAGCGCGCGGCACGGGAGAgccaggggctgctgcaggagctggaggaggagcgGGCACGCTACCAGAGCCTGGTGCAGGAGTATGCCCGCCTGGAGCAGGGCTACGAGAACCTGCGGGATGAAGTGGCCTTCTACAGG CAAAGCACCTTGAGACGGTCCCTTTCGTCGGAGAGCTTCTTGGGCTCCGAGAGCAGCTACTTGTCCTCCATGTCTACAGCTCCCTCACGAGACGGCTCCGACCAGCAGGCTGAGGCTAGTGGTGACACTGGTGGGGACAGTGTG GGGCTGGAGGAAGGCTGGCAGCCGGTGccagaggggctgcagccacAGCCCAGTGGTGAGGCACCGCTGAAGAGCAGTGTGGGCCAGGATCCCTTTGAGAAGGCATATCTGCTCCTCCTGGGGCAGTTCAATGCTGTTAATGAGGAGCTGGCCCGGACCCGGGAGGAGCTGCGGAGGTCCAAGGCCCCTgtggagctggaggagaggaaacCCTTGGATTTCTTCAAGCGCAGG AACATAGCTGAgatgctggggctgggcaggagccCAGGGAAGGTGGTAGTGGATGATGACCTGAAGCATGCATATGATGCGGTGCAGGTTGCCAACAG GCTGCTGGCGAGTCAGCTGcgggaggagaagcagcagcacgaGGAGGAGGTAGAAGGGCTGCACCTCGATATCTGCTCACTCAAGCAGctgagccagcagcaggcagccctCATCCAGGACCTGCAGCGGCAccaggggcaggaggggctgcagcaccATGTCCTGCAGCTCAAGGAGGAGAACTGG gagctggcccagaagctggaaaagcaggagaggACTACACTGAAGCTCCAGAAGCAGCTGAGAGCCTATGCGAAGCAGATCCAGGAGTTCACAG TGAAGAGAGAAGCTACTGGGCCAGTGCAGAAGTTGGCAGCGCCTGCTGTGGTCGTGTCCCAGTCCCCCGTGATCCCGTCCCTGGCTGGGCTGTCCCAGGCCATGCTAGCGTGGAGGATGGAGGATGAAGGGCGCATTATCAAGGCTGTCATTACAG ACTACAAACCGCAGAGCAGCCCCGGAGCTCTCCCAGACCTGCCAGCCTACATCCTCTTCCTGTGCTTCCGACACGCGGACCACTGCTGTGATGAGCCACGGGCCCGCTCGCTCCTGGATGCGGCCATCAGTGCCATTAAAAGGGTCATGAAG AAGCACAGTGATGACTTTGACGTGGTGGCACTCTGGCTCGCCAACACCTGCCGGCTCCTGAACTGCCTGCGCCAGTATAGCCAGGATGAG ACCTACTGGCAGGGGAATACGGTGCGGCAGAATGAGCATCGCCTGCAGAACGTGGACCCTcagagctcctgctgcagcctgggtgCCCTGGCTGTCCAGCTCTACCAGCAGCTCATCCGCACTGCTGAGAAGCGCCTCAAACCCATGATTG TTGCTGCCATGCTGGAGAGTGAGCCCATTCAGGGCttgtcctcctcctgccctcctggccACCGCCGGTCCtcggcagcccctgcccacaccctgcctgagctgctgcagcagctgggctccTTCCATGCAGCGCTGGACCGCCATGGGCTGGCCCCCAGTGTGGGGCACCAGGTTCTGCGCCAGCTCTTCTTCCTCATCAGTGGCACCACCCTCAACTACCTGCTGCTGAGAAAGGACACGTGCTCCTGGAGCTGTGGCATCCAGCTCAG GTACAACATCAGCCAGTTGGAGCAGTGGCTgcgggcagaggggctgcagcagagcgGGGCCTGTGAGGTGTTGGAGCCCCTGGTCCAagctgcccagctgctgcaggtgaAGAAGGTGACAGAGGAGGATGCTGGAGCTCTTTGCAGCCTGTGCACGGTGCTGTCGACCCAGCAG GTTGTGAAGATCCTCCGGGCTTACACCCCAGCTGTCGGGCTGGAGGAGCGCATCAGCCCCAGCTTTATCAGCAGCGTGGAG aaaaagctgcaggaCCAGTATGGAGGGGGACCCAGCCAGCTCCTGGTGGATACCAGCCACCTCTTCCCTGTGCACCTGCCCTTCACCACCTCCCCCCTGCACCTGGATGAGCTCCGCATCCCTGATGCCCTCAACCTGGCCTTCCTTATCCGTCTCTGA